The Agromyces sp. LHK192 genome includes a window with the following:
- a CDS encoding alpha-hydroxy-acid oxidizing protein, with translation MARLDTGRGFARAVQSAVYRAGISGRRPAVPTTFAGLEEAARRALAPEAFAYLAGGAGSEHTMAANTEAFARWQVIPRVLRDVSERDLSIELLGRRRATPIVLSPLGVMELAHPDADVAVGRAAAALDVPYILSNQASRPMEEVAAAMGDASRWFQLYWSSSDDLNASLVRRAEAIGCEAIVITLDTHLLGWRTRDLDLGFLPFTRGQGIAQYTSDPVFAELVRDRVEHGADTAPDAPAVKVTPKAIRAALGIARAGSRAGLVDGGLAAAVRSPLPRAAVETFLDVFADPSLTWERIARIRDLTDLPVLLKGVVHPDDADRAVDAGMDGIVVSNHGGRQVDRSVPTIAVLPEIVERVAGRAPIILDSGVRGGADAVIALALGATAVGLGRPYAYGLAVAGATGVSEVVRNTIAELDVTLALAGCTSIDDLGPGVLREA, from the coding sequence ATGGCACGACTCGACACCGGTCGAGGATTCGCGAGGGCGGTGCAGTCCGCGGTCTACCGTGCCGGCATCTCGGGGCGGCGCCCGGCGGTTCCGACCACCTTCGCCGGCCTCGAGGAGGCGGCGAGGCGGGCGCTCGCACCGGAGGCGTTCGCCTACCTCGCGGGCGGCGCCGGTTCCGAGCACACGATGGCGGCGAACACCGAGGCGTTCGCCCGCTGGCAGGTGATCCCGCGCGTCCTGCGCGACGTCTCCGAGCGCGACCTGTCGATCGAACTGCTCGGCCGTCGGCGGGCGACCCCGATCGTGCTCTCGCCGCTGGGTGTGATGGAGCTCGCGCATCCCGACGCCGACGTGGCCGTCGGGCGCGCCGCAGCGGCCCTCGACGTGCCGTACATCCTCTCTAACCAGGCATCCCGGCCGATGGAGGAGGTCGCCGCGGCGATGGGCGACGCGTCGCGGTGGTTCCAGCTCTACTGGAGCTCGTCCGACGACCTCAACGCCTCGCTCGTGCGGCGTGCGGAGGCGATCGGCTGCGAGGCGATCGTGATCACGCTCGACACCCACCTGCTCGGCTGGCGCACTCGCGACCTCGACCTCGGGTTCCTGCCGTTCACGCGCGGGCAGGGGATCGCGCAGTACACCTCCGACCCGGTCTTCGCCGAACTGGTGCGCGACCGCGTCGAGCACGGCGCAGACACCGCGCCCGATGCCCCGGCGGTGAAGGTCACGCCGAAGGCGATCCGGGCCGCGCTCGGCATCGCGCGGGCGGGCAGTCGTGCCGGGCTCGTCGACGGAGGGTTGGCCGCCGCGGTGCGTTCGCCGCTGCCGAGGGCCGCGGTCGAGACGTTCCTCGACGTCTTCGCAGACCCGTCGCTGACGTGGGAGCGCATCGCCCGGATCCGCGACCTCACCGACCTCCCCGTGCTGCTCAAGGGGGTCGTGCACCCCGACGACGCCGACCGCGCAGTCGACGCCGGCATGGACGGCATCGTCGTGTCCAACCACGGCGGACGCCAGGTCGATCGCTCGGTCCCGACGATCGCCGTGCTGCCCGAGATCGTCGAGCGCGTCGCCGGCCGCGCGCCGATCATCCTCGACTCGGGGGTCCGCGGCGGCGCCGACGCGGTGATCGCCCTGGCCCTCGGTGCGACCGCGGTCGGACTCGGGCGACCGTATGCCTACGGACTCGCCGTTGCCGGCGCGACTGGCGTGAGCGAGGTCGTGCGCAACACCATCGCAGAGCTCGACGTCACCCTCGCGCTCGCCGGCTGCACGTCGATCGACGACCTCGGGCCGGGGGTGCTGCGGGAAGCATGA